Proteins co-encoded in one Bacillus sp. FSL H8-0547 genomic window:
- a CDS encoding amidohydrolase → MGTLWFGGNIYTLIEERDTVEAVYTEKGIIKETGDLAKLRSLYPGAAEMNLDGHTMLPGFTDSHMHVIGHGEKLMHLDFSAMASSEEVLESLRERAKTIQHGEWIIGEGFNENQFPDRKILHRRELDDISNVHPILIKRICHHAVIVNTKAMELAGISAETPDPEGGVIVRDKDGDPTGYMHDGAQELVFQAQPQVSKEYLHKALLKSIEDCHKKGLVGGHTEDLSYYGSLENVLGAFDSVINGEKKKFRAHLLVHHHVTDEFQHKERDLGPFIEFGAMKLFTDGALGGRTALLSEPYEDDPGTNGVSIHSDEGLNSLIQKARGYGMEAAIHTIGDLAFEKALDAIEANPPRQKHQHDRLIHAQILSGELIERVKKLPVILDIQPRFSSSDFPWVMDRIGRDKMKYCYAWKTLIREGVKCAGGSDAPIEPIDPLLGIYSAVKRESIYDGQVYLPEERLSVYEAVELYTKGSAYAVHHEHEYGCIAKGYTADFTVLSRDIFEEDALLETEVVMTVVDDTVVYEKK, encoded by the coding sequence GTGGGCACGCTTTGGTTCGGCGGAAATATTTATACTTTAATAGAAGAAAGAGATACAGTTGAAGCGGTCTATACCGAAAAAGGCATCATTAAAGAAACGGGGGATTTGGCAAAACTCCGGTCTTTATATCCCGGGGCCGCAGAAATGAATTTAGACGGACATACAATGCTGCCGGGTTTTACGGACAGTCATATGCATGTGATTGGCCATGGCGAAAAGCTGATGCACCTTGATTTTTCAGCAATGGCTTCTTCAGAGGAAGTGCTTGAAAGCTTGCGTGAGCGTGCAAAGACTATTCAGCACGGTGAGTGGATTATCGGAGAAGGGTTTAATGAAAACCAATTTCCTGACCGCAAAATTCTTCACAGAAGAGAGCTTGATGACATTTCGAATGTTCATCCCATCTTAATTAAACGAATCTGCCATCATGCCGTCATTGTGAATACAAAAGCTATGGAGCTGGCAGGTATTTCTGCAGAAACTCCTGACCCAGAAGGCGGCGTGATCGTCAGGGATAAGGACGGAGATCCGACAGGCTATATGCATGATGGGGCCCAGGAGCTTGTTTTTCAAGCGCAGCCGCAGGTTTCAAAGGAGTATTTACATAAAGCATTGCTGAAATCGATCGAGGACTGCCATAAAAAAGGTCTAGTTGGTGGACATACCGAAGACCTGTCATATTACGGGAGCCTGGAAAATGTTCTTGGCGCATTTGACTCCGTGATTAATGGAGAAAAGAAAAAATTTAGAGCACATCTTCTTGTTCATCATCATGTAACAGATGAATTTCAGCATAAAGAGCGGGATTTGGGGCCGTTTATCGAATTTGGCGCAATGAAGCTATTTACCGATGGTGCACTTGGGGGAAGAACGGCTCTATTAAGCGAGCCTTATGAAGATGATCCCGGAACAAATGGCGTCAGCATCCATTCAGATGAAGGGCTTAACAGCCTGATACAAAAAGCCAGAGGATATGGCATGGAGGCAGCCATTCACACAATCGGCGACCTCGCCTTTGAAAAAGCGCTTGATGCAATTGAGGCGAATCCGCCCCGTCAAAAGCATCAGCACGACCGGCTGATACACGCTCAGATTCTGAGCGGGGAACTCATTGAACGTGTAAAGAAACTTCCGGTGATTCTCGACATTCAGCCCAGATTTTCATCAAGTGACTTTCCATGGGTGATGGACCGCATCGGACGGGATAAAATGAAGTACTGCTACGCCTGGAAAACGCTAATAAGAGAAGGCGTGAAATGTGCAGGGGGATCAGATGCGCCGATAGAACCGATTGACCCCCTCCTTGGCATCTACTCGGCTGTAAAAAGAGAGAGCATTTACGACGGGCAGGTCTATCTTCCAGAAGAGAGGTTGTCAGTATATGAAGCGGTGGAGCTGTACACAAAAGGGAGCGCGTATGCTGTGCATCATGAACATGAATACGGCTGCATCGCAAAAGGCTACACCGCAGACTTCACCGTCCTGAGCAGGGATATCTTTGAAGAAGATGCCCTTCTTGAAACCGAAGTGGTTATGACGGTTGTTGATGATACGGTTGTGTATGAGAAGAAGTGA